A stretch of the Phaeodactylum tricornutum CCAP 1055/1 chromosome 15, whole genome shotgun sequence genome encodes the following:
- a CDS encoding predicted protein: MGGSTRIGSVLPYNIHKFQAWTFQLQWDEDANDEAQGMEVDATTGAQPTNAVVMFDRSLSFTIVHRMTLKRNQGPFAVLSEYNKKALEYGLPPFGNAIATFSVQAPMSEEAKKFCVNVKEDIHGIIQLSLAQLMEEIANKEESEMSDPSPLKDGEEDAAPENKKKVKKTNLVFATTRPLDWTDGKIQKAYQVELAMALKDKLAYIYGMRDKVGLDLALGLFGTDAEKAAFTTQNEAMDNCQSLDQ; the protein is encoded by the exons ATGGGTGGCTCGACCCGCATCGGTTCC GTCCTTCCCTATAACATTCATAAATTCCAAGCCTGGACCTTTCAACTGCAATGGGACGaggacgccaacgacgaggCGCAAGGCATGGAAGTGGACGCCACCACGGGTGCCCAGCCGACCAATGCCGTTGTCATGTTTGACCGCAGTTTGTCCTTTACCATTGTGCATCGGATGACATTGAAACGGAACCAGGGACCCTTCGCCGTGCTGTCGGAATACAATAAAAAGGCCCTCGAATACGGCTTGCCGCCTTTTGGAAACGCAATTGCGACCTTTTCCGTGCAGGCGCCCATGTCCGAGGAAGCCAAAAAATTTTGCGTCAACGTCAAAGAGGATATTCACGGTATCATCCAACTGAGTTTGGCACAACTGATGGAAGAGATTGCCAACAAGGAGGAATCCGAGATGTCGGATCCTTCTCCCCTTAAGGATGGTGAGGAAGATGCCGCTCCggagaacaagaagaagGTGAAAAAGACCAATTTGGTCTTTGCCACGACGCGTCCGTTGGATTGGACCGATGGCAAAATTCAAAAGGCGTACCAGGTTGAACTGGCCATGGCGCTCAAGGACAAACTT GCCTATATTTACGGTATGCGGGACAAGGTTGGTTTGGATTTGGCTCTGGGATTGTTTGGTACCGACGCGGAAAAGGCCGCCTTTACTACCCAAAACGAAGCGATGGATAattgtcagagtcttgaCCAATAA
- a CDS encoding predicted protein, protein MAYSEAERDISAKDAAVRRLLSLAKIKVAHPAPFSNITKLDIFDCGISSLPDSFAEAFPELSILFLSKNKFKEMPKMIGDCPKLQMVSFKDNMLATIHPDALQPQMRWLILTNNRLSNLPESIGRCQKLQKFMLSGNQVESLPDTIRNCISLELIRLASNKLKEPPTALLDIPSLRWVALSGNPFLQHLQPSSEALDILEEVEESIGEVLGQGAGGVTRKVLWRDRVVAVKEYNGAMTSDGLPEEERRISCAASALNSACFIEVLGETQAGSLVMEYLDQYSALAGPPSFETCSRDVYTDSVCIVHDEQAEKILSHLLEALAKLHSVGICHGDFYGHNILVSQDGSDVRLSDFGAAFFYDREHEYGTSIEAIELRSFAVLVEEVNSLLKQQSERLDKLVRKCREQGCSFAKLHIWWKQLQLAGLASAFAVDA, encoded by the coding sequence ATGGCTTACTCTGAAGCCGAGCGTGATATATCCGCCAAAGATGCCGCGGTTCGGAGGCTTCTTTCCCTGGCTAAAATAAAAGTCGCCCACCCCGCGCCCTTTTCAAACATTACCAAGCTGGATATCTTTGACTGTGGCATTTCGTCCCTCCCAGATAGCTTCGCCGAAGCATTCCCTGAACTTTCTATTTTAttcttgtccaaaaacaaattcAAGGAGATGCCAAAAATGATTGGTGATTGCCCCAAGCTACAAATGGTTTCATTCAAGGATAATATGCTTGCGACGATTCATCCTGATGCATTGCAACCACAAATGCGATGGCTCATCTTAACAAACAATCGTCTATCTAACCTTCCGGAATCAATTGGTCGATGTCAAAAGCTGCAGAAATTCATGTTGAGTGGAAATCAAGTGGAATCTCTTCCAGATACTATTCGAAACTGTATTAGCCTGGAACTAATCCGATTAGCTTCCAACAAATTGAAGGAGCCACCCACAGCTCTTCTTGATATTCCAAGTCTTCGCTGGGTAGCTTTATCGGGAAATCCATTTCTGCAGCATCTGCAACCATCATCGGAAGCATTGGACATTCTGGAAGAGGTGGAAGAAAGCATTGGCGAAGTCTTGGGACAGGGTGCTGGAGGTGTTACTCGCAAGGTACTCTGGCGGGATCgtgttgttgctgtgaaAGAATACAACGGTGCCATGACCTCCGACGGTCTTCCTGAGGAGGAACGTCGCATATCGTGTGCAGCATCGGCACTCAACTCCGCTTGTTTTATTGAAGTTCTAGGCGAAACGCAGGCAGGTTCCTTGGTGATGGAGTATTTGGATCAGTATTCAGCTTTAGCCGGCCCGCCAAGCTTTGAAACCTGTTCGCGAGATGTATATACGGACTCCGTATGTATTGTTCATGATGAGCAAGCCGAGAAAATCTTGTCTCATTTGTTGGAAGCCCTGGCTAAGCTCCACAGCGTTGGTATATGCCATGGAGACTTTTACGGACACAACATTTTGGTCTCTCAAGATGGATCGGACGTACGATTGAGCGATTTTGGAGCGGCATTCTTTTATGACAGAGAGCATGAATACGGCACTTCTATAGAAGCGATTGAGCTACGGTCATTTGCAGTTTTGGTTGAAGAAGTTAACTCTTTGCTCAAGCAGCAGAGTGAGCGATTAGACAAGCTCGTAAGAAAATGCCGAGAGCAGGGTTGTTCGTTTGCGAAACTTCACATCTGGTGGAAACAACTACAACTGGCTGGGCTCGCATCTGCCTTCGCTGTTGACGCCTAA
- the CRTISO2 gene encoding carotenoid isomerase (groups with CRTISO in phylogenetic tree containing various PDS ZDS and CRTISO.; phytoene dehydrogenase-related protein), translated as MLVESKKSRDGSRTSSRSLDTKTHCVCSTSKQNSVRPANTLLRSRARHTLIWLVFYVWEWNTTTTAFAPSPSRIAAFRASRGRKLTTSVSSLVSGDKRDCASPADDLVDVAIIGAGLGGLCAGAILNTLYGKKVGIYEAHYLAGGCAHAFDRRAADGVNFTFDSGPTILLGCSSPPFNALQQVLDAVGQKNPGKDNELRWKVILGRDEFQRGPLTRFGGPKALEEFEALREATKDLLAGAKIPAMAMRPGPSALVPLIRYFSTLVTLLSQGSKATGTFASFIDGPNFTVTDPWLRSWLDALAFSLSGLPASRTAAAAMAFTLSDMHRPGAALDYPKGGMGAIAEALVRGVQQGSNGSQVHLRQPVEKIDFSEDGTIATGLTLRNGRRILAREGVICNAPVWSLKSLRPTRSGEADETLLGACDTAEKTGSFLHLHLALESSGLNLDNLEAHYTVMDRSLGGDGSSVNGVLDGPCGILNMIAVSNPCKIDNSLAPDGTIVVHAYSAGNEPYEIWEGLDRRSDGYMCLKEDRAEVLWRAVESIIPDARNRVVISEIGSPITHERFLNRPRGTYGSATEDYLADGSTSIGNLLLAGDGIFPGIGLPAVAISGASAANAMVSVFKQWECLDELGKSQKL; from the exons ATGCTTGTGGAGAGCAAAAAAAGCCGAGATGGTAGTCGCACTTCGAGCCGTTCCCTCGATACCAAAACACATTGCGTGTGCTCTACTAGCAAACAAAACTCTGTCAGACCAGCAAATACTCTGCTGCGATCGCGGGCAAGGCACACGTTGATTTGGCTTGTCTTTTACGTGTGGGAGTGGAATACCACCACGACGGCATTTGCACCCTCACCTTCTCGAATTGCAGCTTTTCGAGCGTCGCGTGGTCGCAAGCTAACCACATCAGTATCGAGTCTAGTTAGCGGTGACAAACGTGACTGCGCGTCCCCAGCAGACGATCTGGTGGACGTGGCAATTATCGGCGCAGGTCTGGGTGGACTGTGCGCGGGCGCTATTCTTAATACGCTCTACGGTAAGAAGGTGGGTATCTACGAGGCACATTACTTGGCCGGAGGCTGTGCACACGCCTTTGATCGGCGCGCCGCCGACGGTGTAAATTTCACCTTTGATTCCGGCCCGACCATTCTGTTGGGATGCTCAAGTCCACCCTTTAATGCCTTACAGCAAGTCTTGGACGCTGTGGGTCAAAAG AATCCAGGAAAGGACAATGAATTGCGGTGGAAAGTCATACTGGGACGGGATGAGTTTCAGCGCGGTCCACTCACACGGTTTGGGGGACCCAAAGCCTTGGAGGAGTTCGAAGCGCTACGAGAAGCAACCAAGGATCTTTTGGCTGGCGCCAAAATACCTGCCATGGCTATGCGTCCCGGTCCAAGTGCCCTGGTACCACTCATCCGGTATTTTTCGACACTGGTTACCTTGCTTTCCCAGGGATCAAAGGCAACGGGAACGTTTGCGTCATTTATTGACGGGCCCAATTTCACTGTAACGGATCCGTGGCTGCGATCGTGGCTGGATGCTCTCGCCTTTTCCTTATCCGGGCTACCCGCTAGTCGAACCGCAGCCGCCGCCATGGCGTTTACACTCAGTGACATGCACCGCCCCGGTGCAGCGTTGGACTATCCCAAGGGCGGTATGGGAGCAATCGCTGAGGCCCTTGTCAGGGGAGTACAGCAAGGTTCGAACGGTTCTCAGGTACACTTGCGGCAACCTGTGGAAAAAATTGACTTTAGTGAGGACGGTACCATCGCTACGGGGCTGACGCTACGCAACGGAAGACGGATACTTGCTCGGGAAGGGGTGATATGCAATGCACCAGTTTGGTCCCTGAAGAGCTTA CGTCCAACTCGATCCGGAGAAGCGGACGAGACTCTCTTGGGTGCCTGCGATACGGCAGAAAAGACCGGCTCCTTTTTGCATCTGCATTTGGCGCTGGAATCTAGTGGCCTGAACTTGGACAACTTGGAAGCTCACTACACTGTGATGGACCGATCGTTAGGAGGGGATGGGTCCTCCGTAAATGGAGTCTTGGACGGACCCTGCGGAATACTTAACATGATTGCCGTCTCGAATCCCTGCAAGATTGACAATAGTCTAGCTCCCGACGGAACCATTGTGGTACACGCTTACAGCGCCGGCAACGAACCTTACGAAATTTGGGAGGGACTAGATCGAAGAAGTGACGGGTATATGTGCCTTAAGGAAGACCGAGCTGAAGTGCTATGGCGCGCTGTGGAGAGTATTATTCCTGATGCGCGCAATCGTGTCGTGATTAGTGAGATTGGATCTCCTATCACGCACGAGCGTTTCTTGAACCGACCTAGAGGAACATATGGTAGTGCCACTGAAGACTACCTTGCGGACGGTAGTACATCGATCGggaatttgcttttggctgGCGACGGGATTTTCCCCGGTATCGGTTTGCCCGCAGTGGCGATCAGCGGGGCCAGCGCAGCGAATGCAATGGTGAGCGTATTTAAACAGTGGGAATGTCTAGACGAGTTGGGCAAAAGCCAAAAGCTATAG
- a CDS encoding predicted protein: MVPGQIKAESNPFCGVKGFPTESQMAASVKALPKEVRGKCIGDGTDLMPAVGPGQVIKCSIEHGKWRFLSFTDTYSVCDSKGDPLAGGVYIKEVSNKLLGMDRIVMHDCKDKPICLAVRDKIALTNRYNIYGTGPLLPDDKAEMKEKDVDFYPWFRVRDIDDSHLDHRSILVWNGNNFQPMLKIVAARRLPGSLNDDLVPPRKGDNLVCDLNDPTIVHALLSKTSEKNIAGWKLCIAPGTDPMAMIMLAAIMDKMVGWLG; the protein is encoded by the coding sequence ATGGTTCCAGGCCAAATCAAAGCTGAAAGCAATCCATTTTGCGGTGTGAAAGGCTTTCCAACGGAGTCACAGATGGCGGCAAGCGTGAAAGCTCTCCCAAAGGAGGTCAGGGGTAAATGTATCGGTGACGGTACGGATCTAATGCCTGCAGTTGGTCCTGGCCAAGTTATCAAGTGCAGCATAGAACACGGAAAATGGCGGTTCCTTTCTTTCACTGATACTTATtccgtttgcgattcaaaagGAGATCCTCTTGCTGGCGGTGTCTATATTAAGGAAGTTTCCAACAAGTTGCTGGGCATGGATCGCATCGTCATGCATGATTGCAAAGATAAACCTATTTGCTTAGCCGTACGAGATAAGATTGCTCTGACCAACCGGTATAATATTTACGGGACCGGGCCGCTTCTCCCTGATGACAAGGCCgaaatgaaagaaaaggacGTTGACTTCTATCCTTGGTTTCGTGTCCGCGACATTGATGATAGCCACCTTGATCATCGCTCCATACTCGTCTGGAATGGTAACAATTTTCAGCCTATGCTAAAAATTGTTGCTGCTAGGCGACTTCCAGGAAGCCTAAACGATGATTTAGTTCCACCCCGCAAAGGTGACAACCTGGTGTGTGACTTAAACGACCCCACGATCGTGCATGCCCTGTTGTCGAAAACTTCAGAAAAAAACATTGCCGGGTGGAAATTGTGCATCGCCCCTGGCACGGACCCCATGGCAATGATCATGCTGGCTGCCATCATGGATAAAATGGTAGGATGGCTTGGCTAG
- a CDS encoding predicted protein, translating into MASKPGSIATHYSLCSASTTGSDVAMANPYCTDCVRQDSCGGRSVTGLNTSPDALFFKPHAGGSEESWTPLLRPEESTNTQPAAHKHNPTGEWKTGLLSCFRYGFLHSSFWTACCCPKLLLSQILARMDLPWHSLHQPPCQSKLGSEMHGARSKQRMLIFFACLFVLEMILTTRSTFVRTDPSSPGQQQSSLLPESNGSFLAILSGCFVWNEVLCIVLTLPLTILTFWIVVKLRRTIRQRHEIETGCCGSAEDACCICFCSTCAIAQMARQTADYEMVSPNCCTTTGLAGAERISFCELLL; encoded by the exons ATGGCGTCAAAACCAGGTTCAATCGCCACTCACTACTCCCTATGTTCAGCCTCGACGACTGGATCCGACGTCGCCATGGCGAATCCTTATTGCACAG ATTGTGTGCGGCAGGACTCTTGTGGTGGTAGAAGTGTCACTGGA CTAAACACGTCCCCCGATGCACTGTTTTTTAAGCCACACGCAGGTGGATCAGAAGAAAGTTGGACTCCCTTACTTCGTCCCGAGGAAAGCACCAACACCCAGCCGGCTGCACATAAACACAACCCTACCGGAGAATGGAAGACCGGTCTTCTTTCCTGTTTTCGATACGGTTTCTTGCATTCTTCCTTCTGGACTGCGTGTTGTTGTCCCAAACTCTTACTGTCACAAATCCTGGCACGAATGGATCTGCCGTGGCATAGCTTGCACCAGCCTCCATGCCAGTCGAAGCTCGGATCGGAGATGCACGGTGCTCGGTCCAAACAACGAATGCTGATATTTTTTGCCTGTTTGTTTGTACTGGAAATGATTTTGACGACCCGTTCTACCTTTGTGCGCACTGATCCATCGTCTCCCGGACAACAGCAATCTTCCTTGCTGCCGGAATCGAATGGATCTTTTCTCGCTATATTGAGCGGCTGCTTTGTATGGAACGAGGTGCTCTGTATCGTTCTCACATTACCGCTGACGATATTAACGTTCTGGATTGTCGTAAAGCTACGACGGACGATCCGGCAAAGGCACGAAATTGAGACCGGTTGCTGTGGTAGTGCCGAAGACGCTTGCTGCATCTGCTTTTGTTCAACCTGTGCTATTGCCCAAATGGCTAGACAGACTGCCGATTACGAGATGGTGTCTCCAAATTGTTGCACTACCACGGGCTTGGCCGGGGCGGAACGCATCAGTTTCTGCGAATTGCTACTCTAG
- a CDS encoding predicted protein has translation MKFNYYGLKADIYGVLEARLGTFLSLFFLDILFLMSLSFICFRMIFVCTGIRVGLGEGAADGDVDGTFVGTEVGIAEGATAGEALGTLDDTDDVSIDRSAGMAVAVVGWTCVVAIEVGALVGAVFSLLLVVILFRMSFFFICLSRPRKARLLPLA, from the coding sequence ATGAAGTTCAACTACTATGGGCTGAAAGCCGATATTTATGGGGTTTTGGAGGCTCGGTTGGGTACCTTTCTGTCTCTGTTCTTTTTGGACATTTTGTTTCTAATGTCTCTGTCTTTCATTTGCTTTCGGATGATTTTCGTCTGCACCGGCATCCGAGTCGGACTTGGCGAAGGAGCAGCGGATGGAGATGTTGACGGCACGTTCGTGGGTACTGAAGTCGGGATTGCAGAAGGAGCAACGGCTGGCGAAGCGCTTGGCACGCTCGACGACACCGACGACGTAAGCATCGATAGATCAGCCGGCATGGCTGTAGCTGTAGTGGGCTGGACTTGCGTTGTCGCGATCGAAGTTGGGGCACTGGTGGGTGCCGTTTTTTCTCTGTTGTTGGTCGTCATTCTCTTTCGTATgtccttctttttcatcTGCCTTTCACGTCCACGCAAGGCGCGCTTGCTGCCTTTAGCATGA
- a CDS encoding predicted protein has translation MANDSKNTRKIPIVCPGHTRPLAELQFCYIAPEQRTFLVSACHDRLPMLRDGTSGDWIGTFVGHKGAVWSCRMDPSGSLAATASGDFSVHVWDAITGKDLFQLPHKHIVKTCDFSPNSKYLATGGHEGILRIYDLTQPEQAPITIPQDPSKKITITKCNWLSEDLLIVGCGDGKIRFWQPLAQGGPATVPVHTMSTEGTSEIRDMEVSRTTAGQDVLTVAAGERVYFFDLQTRTCLKSYKMPIHFREEGGASLHPSGNKFVAGGSDLWVRVFDYQTGEELELNKGHHGPIRCIRYSPTGESYATGSEDGTIRLWKTD, from the exons ATGGCGAACGATAGCAAAAACACTCGCAAGATCCCCATCGTATGTCCCGGGCATACTCGACCGCTTGCGGAACTCCAGTTTTGTTACATTGCTCCGGAACAACGAACGTTTCTGGTTTCGGCCTGTCACG ATCGGCTGCCCATGTTGCGAGACGGCACGAGCGGGGACTGGATCGGGACGTTTGTGGGTCACAAAGGTGCCGTTTGGAGTTGCCGGATGGATCCGTCGGGTAGTTTGGCTGCGACGGCAAGCGGCGACTTTAGCGTGCACGTGTGGGACGCTATTACGGGAAAGGATCTGTTTCAACTGCCACACAAGCACATTGTCAAGACGTGCGACTTTTCGCCCAACTCGAAATATTTGGCAACCGGGGGACACGAAGGCATTCTACGAATTTACGATTTGACACAACCGGAGCAAGCTCCGATTACCATCCCGCAAGACCCGTCTAAAAAGATTACGATTACCAAGTGCAACTGGTTGTCGGAGGACTTGCTCATCGTGGGCTGCGGGGATGGGAAAATTCGGTTCTGGCAGCCTCTGGCGCAGGGCGGTCCGGCAACGGTTCCCGTACACACCATGTCCACCGAAGGCACCAGCGAAATCCGAGACATGGAGGTCTCACGGACTACAGCCGGTCAAGACGTTTTAACGGTAGCCGCTGGGGAGCGCGTTTATTTCTTTGACCTGCAAACACGGACTTGCCTCAAGTCCTACAAAATGCCCATTCACTTTCGGGAGGAAGGCGGAGCTTCGTTACATCCGTCCGGGAACAAGTTCGTGGCCGGTGGAAGCGATTTGTGGGTTCGTGTCTTTGATTATCAAACTGGAGAAGAACTCGAACTCAACAAGGGACACCACGGTCCCATTCGCTGTATCCGTTACAGCCCGACCGGCGAGAGCTACGCCACTGGCTCTGAAGACGGTACAATCCGTCTCTGGAAgacagattaa
- a CDS encoding predicted protein — MGNSASSLPYAIGKQTAIVNDGWALHEGTQKSDGSDVSVFVAKKAVLNKTAIDRARDPSRTQLEPALHHFSYCKKLRHPHILQVLATLDTDHPNDANNATAVSSTAASQATKETGDLIIVTERCVPLDVWLQQENPPPEQLAWGLEVVVCALHFLHASANLAHGNISPASFFVTRAGDVKLWNFVLVTPTHQASGGLSNHFQTYEDLLTPQPYRSPERQQRNWAALAAEGTHAMDSFGLALLIAHFYGGTVPPPLQKAVQRLQTPNVKMRPRLQPLLKCPLFDTPYQKLQLQLEEFMVKPVEEKIAFWQNLTPQLQAALIPENLAVYKLMRIMKSTIDTICQSDSMRSQDMYRREYLLCESHPILVPSHHAVSSILKPLFFVGEHYLDNDFGKELTSTVSILFTVNDRGIRGALLQKASLFSKHLDKNTLNQAVFEPVCSGFSDSSSALRELTLKATLGMVPCLTPPSLEKLSRYLVRLQSDPEASIRTNTVIFLRKLAPHLTDTTRHKMLLPAYVRALKDPFTPCRLAALQSVLTSKEFFEPNILAGKVLPAVTPSLLDGAADVRKEAFTVVDDLLFALRQESERMNSQPDASAKTAVTAPGVPPSVPQTSTTPVPSAPSSGGYLTGLSSWMTSSAKPTEPVPSTARAGPPRSAPAPAISAPAAGAGYTPAAPLAMAHLTLDDDANDDDGGWGDDDLDVSEPPRAQRPTGVTTTKSSLFAPAPAEDDFFGSFDAKPVKQASLRVSSAGKLSIPAKKTKPVTKAAITKLAADDNMDDGWDEF; from the exons ATGGGAAACTCGGCTTCCTCGTTGCCGTACGCCATTGGGAAACAAACGGCGATCGTCAATGACGGTTGGGCGTTGCATGAAGGCACACAAAAGTCGGACGGTTCGGACGTGTCGGTCTTTGTGGCGAAGAAAGCCGTCTTGAACAAGACCGCCATCGATCGGGCACGCGATCCGTCCCGGACGCAGCTCGAACCCGCCCTCCACCACTTCTCCTATTGCAAGAAACTGCGTCATCCGCACATTCTACAGGTACTGGCGACGCTCGACACCGATCACCCTAACGACGCCAATAACGCGACTGCGGTATCGTCTACTGCCGCATCGCAAGCGACCAAAGAAACGGGGGATCTCATCATCGTTACCGAACGCTGTGTGCCACTCGACGTCTGGTTGCAGCAAGAAAATCCTCCCCCGGAACAATTGGCCTGGGGACTAGAAGTTGTCGTTTGTGCCCTACATTTTCTACACGCTTCCGCCAATCTCGCGCACGGAAACATCTCGCCGGCCTCTTTTTTCGTGACCCGCGCCGGAGACGTCAAACTCTGGAACTTTGTCCTCGTCACCCCAACACACCAGGCTTCCGGAGGACTCTCGAACCATTTTCAAACCTACGAGGATCTCCTCACCCCACAGCCCTACCGTTCGCccgaacgacaacaacgcaATTGGGCCGCGCTAGCGGCGGAGGGGACGCACGCCATGGACAGTTTCGGCTTGGCTTTGTTGATTGCACACTTTTACGGAGGCACGGTCCCCCCGCCTCTGCAGAAGGCTGTCCAACGACTGCAAACGCCCAACGTCAAAATGCGCCCCCGTCTTCAACCACTCCTCAAATGCCCGCTCTTCGATACACCCTACCAAAAATTACAACTCCAACTCGAAGAATTCATGGTCAAACCGGTGGAAGAGAAAATCGCATTTTGGCAAAACTTGACGCCCCAGTTACAGGCCGCCTTGATTCCGGAAAATCTAGCCGTGTACAAGTTAATGCGCATCATGAAATCCACCATTGACACCATCTGCCAATCTGACTCGATGCGATCACAAGATATGTATCGACGAGAAT ATTTGTTGTGCGAATCTCACCCCATTCTGGTTCCGTCGCACCACGCAGTATCCTCTATACTAAAACCGCTCTTTTTTGTTGGCGAGCATTACTTGGACAAcgattttggcaaagaacTGACGTCGACCGTTTCTATTTTGTTCACGGTGAACGACCGAGGCATTCGAGGCGCTCTCTTGCAAAAGGCTTCCCTTTTTTCCAAACATCTCGACAAGAATACCCTCAATCAAGCTGTTTTTGAGCCCGTGTGCAGTGGATTCTCGGATTCCAGTTCCGCCCTGCGGGAACTCACCCTCAAAGCCACGCTCGGCATGGTCCCCTGCTTGACGCCGCCTAGTTTAGAAAAGCTTTCACGGTATCTCGTACGCTTGCAGAGCGATCCCGAAGCCTCTATCCGGACCAACACTGTCATTTTCTTAAGAAAACTCGCACCACATTTGACCGATACGACGCGCCACAAAATGCTGCTGCCAGCTTACGTAAGGGCCCTGAAAGATCCTTTTACGCCATGTCGATTGGCAGCTTTGCAATCGGTGCTGACTTCCAAGGAGTTTTTCGAACCCAACATTTTGGCGGGTAAGGTATTGCCTGCGGTTACACCCTCATTGTTGGACGGAGCAGCCGATGTCCGCAAAGAGGCCTTCACTGTAGTGGACGATTTATTGTTCGCGTTGCGGCAAGAAAGCGAACGCATGAACTCCCAACCGGATGCATCCGCAAAGACCGCGGTGACGGCGCCGGGAGTACCTCCATCTGTCCCCCAGACGTCGACTACTCCAGTTCcgtcggcgccgtcgtcTGGAGGATACTTGACCGGACTGTCCTCCTGGATGACATCCTCGGCCAAGCCGACTGAACCTGTTCCGTCGACGGCAAGAGCTGGACCGCCGCGTAGTGCCCCAGCTCCCGCCATATCTGCGCCAGCCGCAGGAGCAGGGTATACACCTGCTGCACCCCTCGCCATGGCGCACCTGACGCTCGATGATGATgccaatgacgacgacggtggaTGGGGGGACGACGATCTCGATGTAAGTGAACCGCCGAGGGCACAACGACCAACGGGGGTGACCACGACAAAGAGCTCCTTGTTTGCACCGGCACCTGCAGAGGACGACTTCTTTGGGTCATTTGATGCTAAGCCTGTGAAGCAAGCTTCTTTGCGTGTGAGCAGTGCGGGCAAACTCAGCATTCCTgcgaaaaagacgaaaccAGTTACCAAAGCAGCTATTACAAAACTCGCTGCAGACGATAACATGGACGACGGATGGGACGAATTTTAA